The following are from one region of the Falco biarmicus isolate bFalBia1 chromosome 1, bFalBia1.pri, whole genome shotgun sequence genome:
- the SHPK gene encoding sedoheptulokinase isoform X2 translates to MAASEAAGRPAPTCVLGIDLGTTSVKAALLTGAEQGQVVAESCSRETQAHTSSLEAGPQGMEQNVWRIVRALNECLAALPQQQLQRVSHIGVSGQMHGILFWKKDKGCKWTECSTGPTFEPEEVSHLITWQDGRCSPTFLSSLPLPQSHISLATGFGCATVYWYSKKRLKKSGFPVHLLPEVGDPGSIAGRTICAWHGIPRGAKVGIALGDFQCSVYSCLTERTDAVLNIGTSAQLTISMPPGFQPPETPDPSSAVTYFPYFNGDYLAVAASLNGGNVLATFVDMVAQWTEELGFQVEKSAIYMKIIKAALAQNDSKLSVHPTVFGERHIPERLASVTNIAFSNLSLGHITRAVCRGIVENLCSMLPVQRLMDTGVRRILGSGSALARNEVLRQEVERIFPFPVVYGKDVDAAVGAAMVMFHRK, encoded by the exons ATGGCGGCCAGCGAGGCGGCAGGCAGGCCAGCGCCCACTTGTGTGCTTGGCATAGACCTGGGCACAACGTCAGTTAAGGCAGCCCTGTTGACAGGGGCAGAGCAAGGGCAGGTGGTGGCAGAGAGCTGCTCCAGGGAGACGCAGGCACACACCAGTAGCCTGGAAGCTGGACCGCAG GGAATGGAGCAGAATGTCTGGAGAATAGTAAGAGCATTGAATGAATGCCTTGCTGCTCTACCTCAGCAGCAACTTCAAAGAGTCAGTCACATTGGTGTTTCAGGACAAATGCATGGGATactattttggaaaaaagataaag GTTGCAAGTGGACAGAGTGTAGTACAGGCCCTACCTTTGAGCCGGAGGAGGTCAGTCATCTGATTACTTGGCAAGACGGCCGCTGCAGTCCcaccttcctctcttctcttcctctgccaCAGTCACATATCAGCTTGGCTACAGGATTTGGATGTGCCACAGTCTACTGGTATTCAAAGAAAAG ACTGAAAAAATCTGGCTTTCCTGTTCACTTGCTCCCGGAGGTGGGAGACCCTGGCAGTATTGCAGGCAGGACAATCTGTGCGTGGCACGGAATACCCAGAGGAGCCAAAGTAGGAATTGCTCTGGGAGACTTCCAGTGCTCTGTTTATTCCTGTCTGACTGAGAGGACTGATGCAG TTCTTAATATCGGTACCTCTGCTCAGCTGACTATCTCAATGCCCCCGGGATTCCAGCCTCCAGAGACACCAGATCCTTCCTCAGCTGTTACTTATTTTCCTTACTTCAATGGTGACTACTTGGCTGTGGCAGCATCACTTAATGGAGGCAATGTGCTAGCAACATTTGTGGACATGGTGGCACAGTGGACAGAAGAGCTAG GATTTCAGGTTGAGAAGTCTGCCATCTATATGAAGATAATCAAAGCAGCCTTGGCCCAAAATGACAGCAAACTCTCAGTCCACCCAACCGTATTCGGAGAGAGACACATTCCAGAGCGGCTGGCATCAGTGACCAATATTGCTTTCTCTAACCTCTCCCTGGGTCACATCACTAGGGCTGTGTGCCGTGGCATCGTTGAAAACCTCTGTTCCATGCTACCTGTGCAGCGCCTGATGGATACAGGAGTAAGGAGGATTCTGGGGAGCGGGAGTGCCCTTGCCAGGAACGAAGTGCTGAGGCAGGAAGTGGAAAGGATTTTTCCATTCCCTGTGGTTTATGGGAAGGATGTTGATGCTGCTGTGGGGGCTGCCATGGTGATgttccacagaaaataa
- the SHPK gene encoding sedoheptulokinase isoform X1 yields the protein MAASEAAGRPAPTCVLGIDLGTTSVKAALLTGAEQGQVVAESCSRETQAHTSSLEAGPQGMEQNVWRIVRALNECLAALPQQQLQRVSHIGVSGQMHGILFWKKDKGCKWTECSTGPTFEPEEVSHLITWQDGRCSPTFLSSLPLPQSHISLATGFGCATVYWYSKKSPDFLKSYDAAGTIHDYVVAMLCDLKKPLMSIQNAASWGYFSSRKKSWNTDILKKSGFPVHLLPEVGDPGSIAGRTICAWHGIPRGAKVGIALGDFQCSVYSCLTERTDAVLNIGTSAQLTISMPPGFQPPETPDPSSAVTYFPYFNGDYLAVAASLNGGNVLATFVDMVAQWTEELGFQVEKSAIYMKIIKAALAQNDSKLSVHPTVFGERHIPERLASVTNIAFSNLSLGHITRAVCRGIVENLCSMLPVQRLMDTGVRRILGSGSALARNEVLRQEVERIFPFPVVYGKDVDAAVGAAMVMFHRK from the exons ATGGCGGCCAGCGAGGCGGCAGGCAGGCCAGCGCCCACTTGTGTGCTTGGCATAGACCTGGGCACAACGTCAGTTAAGGCAGCCCTGTTGACAGGGGCAGAGCAAGGGCAGGTGGTGGCAGAGAGCTGCTCCAGGGAGACGCAGGCACACACCAGTAGCCTGGAAGCTGGACCGCAG GGAATGGAGCAGAATGTCTGGAGAATAGTAAGAGCATTGAATGAATGCCTTGCTGCTCTACCTCAGCAGCAACTTCAAAGAGTCAGTCACATTGGTGTTTCAGGACAAATGCATGGGATactattttggaaaaaagataaag GTTGCAAGTGGACAGAGTGTAGTACAGGCCCTACCTTTGAGCCGGAGGAGGTCAGTCATCTGATTACTTGGCAAGACGGCCGCTGCAGTCCcaccttcctctcttctcttcctctgccaCAGTCACATATCAGCTTGGCTACAGGATTTGGATGTGCCACAGTCTACTGGTATTCAAAGAAAAG ccCAGATTTTCTGAAGTCTTATGATGCAGCTGGCACTATCCATGACTATGTGGTTGCCATGTTGTGTGACCTGAAGAAGCCACTCATGTCCATCCAGaatgctgccagctggggatATTTTAGttctagaaaaaaaagctggaataCTGACAT ACTGAAAAAATCTGGCTTTCCTGTTCACTTGCTCCCGGAGGTGGGAGACCCTGGCAGTATTGCAGGCAGGACAATCTGTGCGTGGCACGGAATACCCAGAGGAGCCAAAGTAGGAATTGCTCTGGGAGACTTCCAGTGCTCTGTTTATTCCTGTCTGACTGAGAGGACTGATGCAG TTCTTAATATCGGTACCTCTGCTCAGCTGACTATCTCAATGCCCCCGGGATTCCAGCCTCCAGAGACACCAGATCCTTCCTCAGCTGTTACTTATTTTCCTTACTTCAATGGTGACTACTTGGCTGTGGCAGCATCACTTAATGGAGGCAATGTGCTAGCAACATTTGTGGACATGGTGGCACAGTGGACAGAAGAGCTAG GATTTCAGGTTGAGAAGTCTGCCATCTATATGAAGATAATCAAAGCAGCCTTGGCCCAAAATGACAGCAAACTCTCAGTCCACCCAACCGTATTCGGAGAGAGACACATTCCAGAGCGGCTGGCATCAGTGACCAATATTGCTTTCTCTAACCTCTCCCTGGGTCACATCACTAGGGCTGTGTGCCGTGGCATCGTTGAAAACCTCTGTTCCATGCTACCTGTGCAGCGCCTGATGGATACAGGAGTAAGGAGGATTCTGGGGAGCGGGAGTGCCCTTGCCAGGAACGAAGTGCTGAGGCAGGAAGTGGAAAGGATTTTTCCATTCCCTGTGGTTTATGGGAAGGATGTTGATGCTGCTGTGGGGGCTGCCATGGTGATgttccacagaaaataa
- the SHPK gene encoding sedoheptulokinase isoform X3, with the protein MESQGMEQNVWRIVRALNECLAALPQQQLQRVSHIGVSGQMHGILFWKKDKGCKWTECSTGPTFEPEEVSHLITWQDGRCSPTFLSSLPLPQSHISLATGFGCATVYWYSKKSPDFLKSYDAAGTIHDYVVAMLCDLKKPLMSIQNAASWGYFSSRKKSWNTDILKKSGFPVHLLPEVGDPGSIAGRTICAWHGIPRGAKVGIALGDFQCSVYSCLTERTDAVLNIGTSAQLTISMPPGFQPPETPDPSSAVTYFPYFNGDYLAVAASLNGGNVLATFVDMVAQWTEELGFQVEKSAIYMKIIKAALAQNDSKLSVHPTVFGERHIPERLASVTNIAFSNLSLGHITRAVCRGIVENLCSMLPVQRLMDTGVRRILGSGSALARNEVLRQEVERIFPFPVVYGKDVDAAVGAAMVMFHRK; encoded by the exons ATGGAGTCTCAG GGAATGGAGCAGAATGTCTGGAGAATAGTAAGAGCATTGAATGAATGCCTTGCTGCTCTACCTCAGCAGCAACTTCAAAGAGTCAGTCACATTGGTGTTTCAGGACAAATGCATGGGATactattttggaaaaaagataaag GTTGCAAGTGGACAGAGTGTAGTACAGGCCCTACCTTTGAGCCGGAGGAGGTCAGTCATCTGATTACTTGGCAAGACGGCCGCTGCAGTCCcaccttcctctcttctcttcctctgccaCAGTCACATATCAGCTTGGCTACAGGATTTGGATGTGCCACAGTCTACTGGTATTCAAAGAAAAG ccCAGATTTTCTGAAGTCTTATGATGCAGCTGGCACTATCCATGACTATGTGGTTGCCATGTTGTGTGACCTGAAGAAGCCACTCATGTCCATCCAGaatgctgccagctggggatATTTTAGttctagaaaaaaaagctggaataCTGACAT ACTGAAAAAATCTGGCTTTCCTGTTCACTTGCTCCCGGAGGTGGGAGACCCTGGCAGTATTGCAGGCAGGACAATCTGTGCGTGGCACGGAATACCCAGAGGAGCCAAAGTAGGAATTGCTCTGGGAGACTTCCAGTGCTCTGTTTATTCCTGTCTGACTGAGAGGACTGATGCAG TTCTTAATATCGGTACCTCTGCTCAGCTGACTATCTCAATGCCCCCGGGATTCCAGCCTCCAGAGACACCAGATCCTTCCTCAGCTGTTACTTATTTTCCTTACTTCAATGGTGACTACTTGGCTGTGGCAGCATCACTTAATGGAGGCAATGTGCTAGCAACATTTGTGGACATGGTGGCACAGTGGACAGAAGAGCTAG GATTTCAGGTTGAGAAGTCTGCCATCTATATGAAGATAATCAAAGCAGCCTTGGCCCAAAATGACAGCAAACTCTCAGTCCACCCAACCGTATTCGGAGAGAGACACATTCCAGAGCGGCTGGCATCAGTGACCAATATTGCTTTCTCTAACCTCTCCCTGGGTCACATCACTAGGGCTGTGTGCCGTGGCATCGTTGAAAACCTCTGTTCCATGCTACCTGTGCAGCGCCTGATGGATACAGGAGTAAGGAGGATTCTGGGGAGCGGGAGTGCCCTTGCCAGGAACGAAGTGCTGAGGCAGGAAGTGGAAAGGATTTTTCCATTCCCTGTGGTTTATGGGAAGGATGTTGATGCTGCTGTGGGGGCTGCCATGGTGATgttccacagaaaataa
- the SHPK gene encoding sedoheptulokinase isoform X4, which produces MEQNVWRIVRALNECLAALPQQQLQRVSHIGVSGQMHGILFWKKDKGCKWTECSTGPTFEPEEVSHLITWQDGRCSPTFLSSLPLPQSHISLATGFGCATVYWYSKKSPDFLKSYDAAGTIHDYVVAMLCDLKKPLMSIQNAASWGYFSSRKKSWNTDILKKSGFPVHLLPEVGDPGSIAGRTICAWHGIPRGAKVGIALGDFQCSVYSCLTERTDAVLNIGTSAQLTISMPPGFQPPETPDPSSAVTYFPYFNGDYLAVAASLNGGNVLATFVDMVAQWTEELGFQVEKSAIYMKIIKAALAQNDSKLSVHPTVFGERHIPERLASVTNIAFSNLSLGHITRAVCRGIVENLCSMLPVQRLMDTGVRRILGSGSALARNEVLRQEVERIFPFPVVYGKDVDAAVGAAMVMFHRK; this is translated from the exons ATGGAGCAGAATGTCTGGAGAATAGTAAGAGCATTGAATGAATGCCTTGCTGCTCTACCTCAGCAGCAACTTCAAAGAGTCAGTCACATTGGTGTTTCAGGACAAATGCATGGGATactattttggaaaaaagataaag GTTGCAAGTGGACAGAGTGTAGTACAGGCCCTACCTTTGAGCCGGAGGAGGTCAGTCATCTGATTACTTGGCAAGACGGCCGCTGCAGTCCcaccttcctctcttctcttcctctgccaCAGTCACATATCAGCTTGGCTACAGGATTTGGATGTGCCACAGTCTACTGGTATTCAAAGAAAAG ccCAGATTTTCTGAAGTCTTATGATGCAGCTGGCACTATCCATGACTATGTGGTTGCCATGTTGTGTGACCTGAAGAAGCCACTCATGTCCATCCAGaatgctgccagctggggatATTTTAGttctagaaaaaaaagctggaataCTGACAT ACTGAAAAAATCTGGCTTTCCTGTTCACTTGCTCCCGGAGGTGGGAGACCCTGGCAGTATTGCAGGCAGGACAATCTGTGCGTGGCACGGAATACCCAGAGGAGCCAAAGTAGGAATTGCTCTGGGAGACTTCCAGTGCTCTGTTTATTCCTGTCTGACTGAGAGGACTGATGCAG TTCTTAATATCGGTACCTCTGCTCAGCTGACTATCTCAATGCCCCCGGGATTCCAGCCTCCAGAGACACCAGATCCTTCCTCAGCTGTTACTTATTTTCCTTACTTCAATGGTGACTACTTGGCTGTGGCAGCATCACTTAATGGAGGCAATGTGCTAGCAACATTTGTGGACATGGTGGCACAGTGGACAGAAGAGCTAG GATTTCAGGTTGAGAAGTCTGCCATCTATATGAAGATAATCAAAGCAGCCTTGGCCCAAAATGACAGCAAACTCTCAGTCCACCCAACCGTATTCGGAGAGAGACACATTCCAGAGCGGCTGGCATCAGTGACCAATATTGCTTTCTCTAACCTCTCCCTGGGTCACATCACTAGGGCTGTGTGCCGTGGCATCGTTGAAAACCTCTGTTCCATGCTACCTGTGCAGCGCCTGATGGATACAGGAGTAAGGAGGATTCTGGGGAGCGGGAGTGCCCTTGCCAGGAACGAAGTGCTGAGGCAGGAAGTGGAAAGGATTTTTCCATTCCCTGTGGTTTATGGGAAGGATGTTGATGCTGCTGTGGGGGCTGCCATGGTGATgttccacagaaaataa
- the CTNS gene encoding cystinosin isoform X1, producing MCEERGPAGAGEAVSFSTRRMRYLLHALLYLSLVLLGPGDGLTVLSVPEVVSLESGSSTNVTISLRAPLNETLVITLNITHSSKHSTIVELPDEVQLPAGHTKADFQVKADDVGQVTVYLYTINSNLTGPRIQFQVIHSIIVRYADEVIGWIYFLAWSISFYPQVFENWRRKSVVGLSFDFIALNLTGFIAYSVFNIGLFWIPLIKEEFLVSYPSGVNPVAINDVFFSLHALALTLLTIIQCCIYERASQKVSKVVVGLLALAWIFTFTTLFLAAAEEMTWLQFLFCFSYIKLAVTLIKYFPQAYMNFHRKSTEGWSVGSVLLDFTGGSFSLLQMFLQSYNNDQWKLIFGDPTKFGLGVFSILFDIVFMVQHYCLYKRQGYEPCE from the exons ATGTGTGAGGAGAGGGGTCCCGCGGGGGCGGGAGAAGCCGTGAG cttttccacCAGGAGGATGCGATACTTGCTCCACGCTCTGCTGTACCTCTCGCTTGTGCTGCTGGGGCCTGGTG ATGGACTCACTGTATTGTCTGTCCCTGAAGTGGTTTCATTAGAAAGTGGAAGTTCAACCAACGTCACTATCTCTCTCAg GGCTCCATTAAATGAAACACTGGTGATAACTCTTAATATTACACACTCATCAAAACATAGCACCATTGTTGAACTACCTGATGAA GTACAATTGCCTGCAGGTCACACTAAAGCAGACTTCCAAGTGAAAGCAGATGATGTTGGACAAGTAACAGTTTATCTTTATACCATTAATTCCAACTTAACTGG ACCTAGGATTCAATTTCAAGTGATTCATAGCATCATAGTGAGATACGCCGATGAGGTGATTGGCTGGATCTATTTCCTCGCCTGGTCTATCTCCTTTTATCCTCAAGTCTTTGAGAACTGGCGACGAAAAAG TGTTGTTGGACTAAGCTTTGACTTTATAGCATTAAACCTTACTGGCTTTATAGCATACAGTGTGTTTAATATTGGACTCTTTTGGATTCCCTTGATAAAG GAGGAATTCTTAGTCAGTTATCCCAGTGGGGTGAACCCTGTCGCTATCAATGATGTTTTCTTCAGTCTCCATGCATTAGCTCTAACTCTCCTCACCATAATTCAGTGCTGCATCTACGAG agagCAAGTCAGAAAGTATCCAAAGTTGTTGTTGGACTACTGGCACTTGCATGGATCTTCACATTTACAACACTGTttcttgctgcagctgaggaaaTGACATGGCTACAGTTCTTGTTCTGCTTCTCTTACATTAAGTTAGCAGTCAcactgataaaatattttccacag GCATACATGAATTTCCATCGGAAGAGTACTGAGGGATGGAGTGTTGGAAGTGTATTACTAGACTTCACTGGTGGAAGCTTCAGCCTTCTCCAGATGTTTTTGCAGTCATACAACAATG ATCAGTGGAAGTTAATCTTTGGAGATCCCACCAAGTTCGGCCTGGGTGTCTTCTCCATTCTCTTTGATATTGTTTTTATGGTCCAGCACTACTGCCTTTATAAGAGACAAGGATATGAACCTTGTGAATAA
- the CTNS gene encoding cystinosin isoform X2: MRYLLHALLYLSLVLLGPGDGLTVLSVPEVVSLESGSSTNVTISLRAPLNETLVITLNITHSSKHSTIVELPDEVQLPAGHTKADFQVKADDVGQVTVYLYTINSNLTGPRIQFQVIHSIIVRYADEVIGWIYFLAWSISFYPQVFENWRRKSVVGLSFDFIALNLTGFIAYSVFNIGLFWIPLIKEEFLVSYPSGVNPVAINDVFFSLHALALTLLTIIQCCIYERASQKVSKVVVGLLALAWIFTFTTLFLAAAEEMTWLQFLFCFSYIKLAVTLIKYFPQAYMNFHRKSTEGWSVGSVLLDFTGGSFSLLQMFLQSYNNDQWKLIFGDPTKFGLGVFSILFDIVFMVQHYCLYKRQGYEPCE, encoded by the exons ATGCGATACTTGCTCCACGCTCTGCTGTACCTCTCGCTTGTGCTGCTGGGGCCTGGTG ATGGACTCACTGTATTGTCTGTCCCTGAAGTGGTTTCATTAGAAAGTGGAAGTTCAACCAACGTCACTATCTCTCTCAg GGCTCCATTAAATGAAACACTGGTGATAACTCTTAATATTACACACTCATCAAAACATAGCACCATTGTTGAACTACCTGATGAA GTACAATTGCCTGCAGGTCACACTAAAGCAGACTTCCAAGTGAAAGCAGATGATGTTGGACAAGTAACAGTTTATCTTTATACCATTAATTCCAACTTAACTGG ACCTAGGATTCAATTTCAAGTGATTCATAGCATCATAGTGAGATACGCCGATGAGGTGATTGGCTGGATCTATTTCCTCGCCTGGTCTATCTCCTTTTATCCTCAAGTCTTTGAGAACTGGCGACGAAAAAG TGTTGTTGGACTAAGCTTTGACTTTATAGCATTAAACCTTACTGGCTTTATAGCATACAGTGTGTTTAATATTGGACTCTTTTGGATTCCCTTGATAAAG GAGGAATTCTTAGTCAGTTATCCCAGTGGGGTGAACCCTGTCGCTATCAATGATGTTTTCTTCAGTCTCCATGCATTAGCTCTAACTCTCCTCACCATAATTCAGTGCTGCATCTACGAG agagCAAGTCAGAAAGTATCCAAAGTTGTTGTTGGACTACTGGCACTTGCATGGATCTTCACATTTACAACACTGTttcttgctgcagctgaggaaaTGACATGGCTACAGTTCTTGTTCTGCTTCTCTTACATTAAGTTAGCAGTCAcactgataaaatattttccacag GCATACATGAATTTCCATCGGAAGAGTACTGAGGGATGGAGTGTTGGAAGTGTATTACTAGACTTCACTGGTGGAAGCTTCAGCCTTCTCCAGATGTTTTTGCAGTCATACAACAATG ATCAGTGGAAGTTAATCTTTGGAGATCCCACCAAGTTCGGCCTGGGTGTCTTCTCCATTCTCTTTGATATTGTTTTTATGGTCCAGCACTACTGCCTTTATAAGAGACAAGGATATGAACCTTGTGAATAA